DNA from Helicoverpa zea isolate HzStark_Cry1AcR chromosome 5, ilHelZeax1.1, whole genome shotgun sequence:
TCTCTTACTTATACCAATTGTGCTCGTGCTCTTATACTACTACACCACCAGGAACCACGACTACTGGGAGAAACGCAATGTCAAGCACGAGAAACCAATACCCGTGTTTGGAACGCTCTACAACAATGTATTTGCCAAGAAAAGCATCACAGAAATATCCGTGGAGCTATACCGCCAGTATCCCAATGAGAAAGTTGTGGGAATATACAGAGGAACTACACCAGAACTCATCATCCGAGATCTGGATATAGCCAGAAAGATCCTGAATGTAGACTTCGCATATTTCTACCCCAGAGGTCTGGGCAGGAACCCAAAATATGAGCCAGCGTTTCTGAATATCTTCCATGTTGACGGCGACACGTGGAAATTGTTACGACAGCGTCTAACATCAGCGTTCACGACCGCCAAACTGAAAAGCATGTTCCCACTAGTTGTGGCGTGCGCTGAGAAACTGCAAAATGTGGGCGAAGACATCGTGAACAAAGGCGGAGACTGTGACGTGCGCGAGCTGATGGCGCGGTTCACCACGGAGTTCATCGGCGCGTGCGGCTTTGGTATTCAAATGGACACCATCAACAACGAGCATTCTCTCTTCAGAGATTTGGGCAGAAAAATGTTCAATAGATCGTGGAGAAATTTCGTCCTCGTACCACTCTACGATTTGTTTCCCGACTTCAGAacactttttcaaaaaatattacacgagCCGTTCTTGCTGGATTCCATGGCCGAGATTGTTCAAAATATTCGCAAACAACGTAACAACAAACCCATTGGCCGAAATGACTTCATTGATTTACTTTTAGAAGTAGAAGCCAAAGGCAAGATGACAGGTGAGTCAGTGGAGAAGAGAACTGCCGATGGAAAGCCAGTGCAAATAGAAATGGACATGGATCTGACATGCATGGTGGCACAGGTGTTCGTCTTCTTCGCTGCAGGTTTCGAAACTTCCTCATCGGCGACGAGTTTCCTGTTACATCAGTTGGCATTCCACCCAgaagaacaaaagaaaattcaGGAAGACATCGATAGGGTGCTTGCGAAGTACAACAATCAACTATGCTATGACTCGATCTCTGAAATGAAAGCATTGAGTAACGGGTTCAAGGAGGCAATGAGAATGTTCCCCTCTCTTGGCACCTTACACAGAGTGTGTGCAAAGAAGTACATGATCGAAGAGTTAGG
Protein-coding regions in this window:
- the LOC124630248 gene encoding cytochrome P450 6B6-like; translated protein: MLLLLIPIVLVLLYYYTTRNHDYWEKRNVKHEKPIPVFGTLYNNVFAKKSITEISVELYRQYPNEKVVGIYRGTTPELIIRDLDIARKILNVDFAYFYPRGLGRNPKYEPAFLNIFHVDGDTWKLLRQRLTSAFTTAKLKSMFPLVVACAEKLQNVGEDIVNKGGDCDVRELMARFTTEFIGACGFGIQMDTINNEHSLFRDLGRKMFNRSWRNFVLVPLYDLFPDFRTLFQKILHEPFLLDSMAEIVQNIRKQRNNKPIGRNDFIDLLLEVEAKGKMTGESVEKRTADGKPVQIEMDMDLTCMVAQVFVFFAAGFETSSSATSFLLHQLAFHPEEQKKIQEDIDRVLAKYNNQLCYDSISEMKALSNGFKEAMRMFPSLGTLHRVCAKKYMIEELGITIDPDVKIIIPVEGIQNDEKYFENPTQFKPDRFNDPSEERHKFAYMPFGEGPRQCIGARLGEMQSLAGLAAVLHKFSVEPAATTKRYPEVNHGSNTVQSIKGGLPLKLTLRKK